One window from the genome of Xenorhabdus bovienii SS-2004 encodes:
- a CDS encoding tail fiber protein, with product MQDKNSETKGLDDSSLVTVTTPEYVKDSIKEAIEKHALSRNHPDATLQDKGFVILSNDVGSDSETNAATPKAIKTAYDLANTANQNANNANSNTNTRLAKDQNGADIPDKDDFVNNLGLRDTVNQAENALQKSAIVQQTGISNDLVMSQNVTTMLISERIKKEDAELLAVPIGGILMWGSDLPPPNNFLPMEGGQIDPDKYPELLKHYPSGHLPDWRGYVPRGWDKTGGVDSEVGRALGSFQADAIRDITGVIRTGGRKTDEISDNTTGAFTTIDQGRGSHVYSDAFGDNGYVYEDREFRASAVVPTSVENRMKNVAVLFLVRGR from the coding sequence AGAAAAACATGCCCTAAGTCGCAACCATCCAGATGCAACGCTACAAGATAAAGGATTTGTTATCCTGAGTAATGATGTCGGTAGTGATAGCGAGACTAACGCAGCAACACCAAAAGCAATAAAAACAGCATATGATTTAGCCAATACAGCCAACCAGAACGCCAACAATGCAAATAGCAATACCAATACCCGCTTAGCGAAAGACCAGAACGGAGCTGATATTCCTGATAAAGACGATTTTGTAAACAATCTCGGATTACGAGATACAGTCAATCAGGCAGAAAATGCCTTGCAAAAATCAGCTATTGTTCAACAAACTGGAATATCTAATGATCTTGTAATGAGCCAGAATGTGACAACTATGCTGATTAGTGAGCGCATCAAAAAAGAAGATGCTGAGTTGTTGGCAGTTCCCATCGGTGGCATTTTAATGTGGGGCAGTGATCTACCACCCCCCAATAACTTCCTGCCGATGGAGGGCGGGCAAATTGACCCTGATAAATATCCTGAATTACTCAAACACTACCCTTCGGGACATTTACCAGATTGGCGGGGTTATGTGCCTCGTGGATGGGATAAAACTGGAGGAGTTGACTCGGAGGTTGGGAGGGCGCTGGGATCATTTCAGGCTGACGCTATCAGAGATATCACGGGAGTAATTAGGACAGGTGGCCGTAAAACAGATGAGATCTCCGATAATACAACGGGAGCATTCACCACCATCGACCAAGGTAGAGGAAGTCACGTTTACTCTGACGCGTTTGGGGATAATGGCTACGTTTACGAGGATCGAGAATTTCGTGCATCTGCCGTTGTCCCGACCTCGGTTGAAAATAGGATGAAAAACGTGGCAGTGCTATTTTTAGTAAGGGGAAGGTGA